One window from the genome of Amphiprion ocellaris isolate individual 3 ecotype Okinawa chromosome 23, ASM2253959v1, whole genome shotgun sequence encodes:
- the LOC118471039 gene encoding macrophage mannose receptor 1-like, which yields MMESIWLGVLCLSGWLVLPVCSLRQYYFVNNPLTWNESQTYCRQKYTDLATIENTEDMKELESLVSSANVQSEVWFGLYSEINWKWSDGFTGSGAEYRTWTGGGNNFAMGSFCVFSWSEWSTTNCETLRKCICYRGTEDNRQFVSVKKSMNWSDAQKYCRENFVDLVTVRNNSEQQKIWNKVKYIGGSWIGLFRDPDLYWSDGSSFSWSSFSGSTPIGSMTVLCGSMSLKRSMKWKLLNCEQRFPFVCHGVPDKRQVVKLRIEMKDNSMDLNNPEVKAELLKKLQDRLKDNGESEVTLRWREQPDGKVFYKEETQGTCPAT from the exons ATGATGGAGAGCATCTGGCTGGGTGTCTTGTGTCTCTCAG GGTGGCTCGTCCTCCCCGTCTGCTCCCTCCGTCAGTACTACTTTGTCAACAATCCTTTAACTTGGAATGAATCTCAGACCTACTGCAGACAGAAATACACAGACCTGGCCACCATTGAAAACACTGAAGACATGAAGGAACTGGAGAGTCTGGTTTCATCTGCTAACGTACAGTCTGAGGTCTGGTTCGGTCTGTACAGTGAGATCAACTGGAAGTGGTCGGATGGGTTCACAGGGAGCGGGGCTGAGTATCGGACCTGGACTGGTGGTGGAAACAACTTTGCCatggggtctttctgtgtgttcaGTTGGTCAGAATGGTCCACTACAAATTGTGAGACACTGAGAAAATGTATCTGTTACCGTG GAACAGAAGACAATCGTCAGTTTGTTTCTGTCAAGAAGTCCATGAATTGGTCCGATGCTCAGAAGTACTGCAGGGAGAACTTTGTCGATCTGGTCACTGTGAGGAACAACAGCGAGCAGCAGAAGATCTGGAACAAAGTGAAGTACATCGGAGGGTCATGGATCGGCCTATTCAGAGATCCTGATCTTTACTGGTCTGATGGAAGCAGCTTCTCCTGGTCCAGCTTCAGTGGTTCAACCCCGATCGGCTCGATGACTGTCTTATGTGGTTCCATGTCTCTGAAGAGATCCATGAAATGGAAGCTCTTGAACTGTGAACAAAGGTTCCCGTTTGTGTGCCACGGAGTCCCTG ACAAAAGGCAGGTGGTGAAGTTGAGGATTGAAATGAAGGACAACTCCATGGATCTGAACAACCCTGAGGTCAAAGCAGAACTCCTGAAAAAG CTGCAGGACAGACTGAAGGACAACGGAGAGAGTGAAGTCACCCTGAGGTGGAGAGAACAGCCTGATGGGAAAGTGTTCTACAAGGAGGAGACTCAAGGAACCTGTCCTGCAACTTAG